In a genomic window of Pseudomonas putida:
- a CDS encoding DUF6586 family protein gives MAHELYTRTNQKIYFAGLSLEALAKAEEARAMNSLALIQAGRESALFHLYGALLGLCHEIAGFYRLPQANAIRAESLLTREVLESIAIPEMAEMVELANNPETWLAKLLAAHNALFQPPRAPHKPKGDVTQPLILAVNLDEEEAPEELSREELESWRQNLKSLAIRFREGLNEC, from the coding sequence ATGGCCCACGAACTCTATACCCGTACCAACCAGAAGATCTATTTCGCCGGCCTTTCCCTGGAGGCGCTAGCCAAGGCTGAAGAGGCGCGGGCGATGAATTCCCTGGCGTTGATCCAGGCGGGCCGCGAATCGGCGTTGTTCCATCTGTACGGCGCCTTGCTGGGGCTGTGCCATGAAATCGCCGGGTTCTATCGTTTGCCGCAGGCCAATGCTATCCGGGCGGAGTCGCTGCTGACTCGCGAGGTGCTGGAAAGCATCGCCATTCCGGAAATGGCCGAGATGGTCGAGCTGGCCAACAACCCCGAAACCTGGCTGGCCAAGCTGCTGGCGGCTCACAACGCGCTGTTCCAGCCGCCACGAGCTCCACATAAGCCCAAGGGGGACGTGACACAGCCTTTGATTCTGGCTGTCAATCTGGATGAAGAAGAGGCGCCCGAGGAATTGAGCCGGGAAGAGCTGGAGAGTTGGCGTCAGAACCTCAAGAGCCTCGCAATCCGTTTTCGAGAAGGCTTGAACGAGTGCTGA